In one Zalophus californianus isolate mZalCal1 chromosome 10, mZalCal1.pri.v2, whole genome shotgun sequence genomic region, the following are encoded:
- the PRR14 gene encoding proline-rich protein 14 isoform X3 encodes MASLSFSLPRKTGTGDWAVPEGSEKKALGGWAVLAKASFKGAGGGSRRRPGIRGRRRLPPGIPQGLPGAAASPMDLPGDSSPPGRPRLCRQPLARALWGARSPKRPRLQSLAAPSPLEKASRRVLAVVLEDVMAAHMVPLVPQEETPTPRHHSNQRDSVRSQPPASPPQQATWSSQTRPPNPLDPLRLCREPLSRIHRPSSTLRRRSRTTPGPEEGPSQKVDWTPQPTLVVMLEDIASPRPPAEGFADETPNFLIPARRAEPMTIVHQSMPPSRDPDPPFQPSALPEDPPETPPPARDPLLEPPSIPPPSSLLRPRLSPWGLAPLFRSVRSKLESFADIFLTPNKAPRPPPPSPPMKLELKIAISEAEQSGATEDTASVSPRPPIRQWRAQDHNLPAPLSKPSLGRSHSCPDLGPPGPDTCSWPPAPHQPSRSRPRRHTVGGGEMARAPPPPRPCLRKEVFPLGGVGGSPPLVTSCSSTASSSSFSEPAEPRLGSTKGKEPRASEDQVLSDPDTKSMGKVSRFRIRRTPARSQLNLTPMGLPRPIRLNKKEFSLEEIYTNKNYQSPTTRSSKKLRRAVEFRDSSLPRTRRPSRGVRAAAGRTLTPNLAPSPDVGPLLQQRLEELDASLLEEEEVDRERPHRT; translated from the exons ATGGCTTCACTTAGTTTCTCACTACCCCGGAAGACGGGGACCGGCGATTGGGCGGTGCCCGAGGGCTCGGAGAAGAAGGCCCTTGGCGGTTGGGCAGTGCTGGCTAAGGCTAGTTTTAAAGGAGCCGGAGGTGGGAGCCGTCGAAGACCCGGGATTCGCGGGAGGCGGCG GCTGCCGCCTGGGATCCCCCAGGGACTCCCCGGAGCCGCCGCTTCCCCCATGGACTTGCCCGGGGACTCCAG TCCACCTGGCCGGCCACGTCTGTGTCGCCAGCCTCTGGCTCGAGCATTATggggagccaggagccccaaacgGCCGAGACTGCAGTCTCTAGCGGCCCCTTCACCTTTGGAAAAGGCCTCTCGGCGGGTTTTGGCTGTGGTGCTGGAAGATGTTATGGCTGCCCACATG GTTCCCCTGGTGCCCCAAGAAGAGACCCCCACCCCACGGCACCACAGCAACCAACGGGATTCTGTCCGCAGCCAGCCACCTGCCTCGCCACCCCAACAGGCCACGTGGTCCTCACAGACCAG GCCTCCCAACCCACTGGACCCACTGCGCTTATGCCGAGAGCCCCTGAGCCGCATCCACCGGCCCTCTTCTACCCTGAGGCGGCGATCAAGGACAACCCCTGGCCCAGAGGAGGGCCCTTCACAAAAGGTGGACTGGACCCCCCAGCCCACTCTGGTGGTGATGCTAGAAGACATTGCCAGCCCAAGACCCCCAGCTGAG GGCTTTGCTGATGAGACTCCCAACTTCCTCATCCCAGCGAGAAG AGCTGAGCCCATGACGATTGTTCACCAGTCAATGCCTCCGTCCAGGGACCCGGATCCCCCATTCCAGCCATCTGCCCTGCCTGAAGACCCTCCAGAGACCCCACCACCAG CCCGGGATCCTCTACTGGAGCCCCCATCGATCCCACCGCCGTCCAGCCTTTTACGCCCCCGCCTCAGTCCCTGGGGCTTGGCCCCCCTCTTCCGTTCCGTCCGCTCCAAGCTGGAGAGCTTTGCTGATATCTTCCTCACACCCAACAAAGCCCCacggcccccacccccatcacccccCATGAAGTTGGAGTTGAAGATTGCCATTTCAGAGGCCGAGCAGTCCGGGGCTACTGAGGACACTGCGTCTGTCAGTCCCCGGCCCCCTATCCGCCAGTGGCGGGCCCAAGACCACAATCTCCCCGCACCTCTGTCTAAGCCCTCTCTGGGCCGAAGCCACTCTTGCCCTGATCTGGGGCCCCCTGGCCCAGATACCTGCAGCTGGCCCCCTGCTCCACACCAACCAAGCCGGTCACGGCCCCGGCGGCACACTGTGGGTGGTGGAGAGATGGCCCGAGCCCCACCACCCCCTCGGCCCTGTCTCCGGAAAGAGGTCTTCCCTCTTGGAGGAGTGGGAGGCTCTCCTCCCCTTGTCACATCTTGCTCGTCCACCgcatcttcttcctccttctctgaaCCTGCAGAACCCAG GTTGGGTTCAACCAAGGGGAAGGAGCCAAGGGCCTCAGAGGACCAGGTGCTTTCAGACCCTGATACCAAG AGCATGGGAAAGGTTTCTCGATTCAGAATACGCAGGACGCCAGCCCGTTCTCAGCTCAACCTTACACCAATGGGGCTGCCTCGACCAATCAG GTTGAACAAGAAGGAGTTCAGCTTAGAAGAAATTTATACCAACAAGAATTATCAGTCGCCTACAACCAGGAG CTCAAAGAAGCTTCGGCGGGCTGTAGAATTTCGGGACAGCAGCCTTCCTCGAACCCGGCGGCCCTCTCGTGGGGTCCGGGCTGCAGCTGGCAGGACCCTTACCCCCAACCTGGCCCCCAGCCCAGATGTGGGACCTCTGCTGCAGCAGCGGCTGGAGGAGCTGGATGCCTCACTcctggaagaggaggaagtggatAGGGAGCGGCCCCATCGGACCTAG
- the PRR14 gene encoding proline-rich protein 14 isoform X4 → MASLSFSLPRKTGTGDWAVPEGSEKKALGGWAVLAKASFKGAGGGSRRRPGIRGRRRPPGRPRLCRQPLARALWGARSPKRPRLQSLAAPSPLEKASRRVLAVVLEDVMAAHMVPLVPQEETPTPRHHSNQRDSVRSQPPASPPQQATWSSQTRPPNPLDPLRLCREPLSRIHRPSSTLRRRSRTTPGPEEGPSQKVDWTPQPTLVVMLEDIASPRPPAEGFADETPNFLIPARRAEPMTIVHQSMPPSRDPDPPFQPSALPEDPPETPPPARDPLLEPPSIPPPSSLLRPRLSPWGLAPLFRSVRSKLESFADIFLTPNKAPRPPPPSPPMKLELKIAISEAEQSGATEDTASVSPRPPIRQWRAQDHNLPAPLSKPSLGRSHSCPDLGPPGPDTCSWPPAPHQPSRSRPRRHTVGGGEMARAPPPPRPCLRKEVFPLGGVGGSPPLVTSCSSTASSSSFSEPAEPRLGSTKGKEPRASEDQVLSDPDTKSMGKVSRFRIRRTPARSQLNLTPMGLPRPIRLNKKEFSLEEIYTNKNYQSPTTRRTFETIFEEPRERNGTLIFTSSKKLRRAVEFRDSSLPRTRRPSRGVRAAAGRTLTPNLAPSPDVGPLLQQRLEELDASLLEEEEVDRERPHRT, encoded by the exons ATGGCTTCACTTAGTTTCTCACTACCCCGGAAGACGGGGACCGGCGATTGGGCGGTGCCCGAGGGCTCGGAGAAGAAGGCCCTTGGCGGTTGGGCAGTGCTGGCTAAGGCTAGTTTTAAAGGAGCCGGAGGTGGGAGCCGTCGAAGACCCGGGATTCGCGGGAGGCGGCG TCCACCTGGCCGGCCACGTCTGTGTCGCCAGCCTCTGGCTCGAGCATTATggggagccaggagccccaaacgGCCGAGACTGCAGTCTCTAGCGGCCCCTTCACCTTTGGAAAAGGCCTCTCGGCGGGTTTTGGCTGTGGTGCTGGAAGATGTTATGGCTGCCCACATG GTTCCCCTGGTGCCCCAAGAAGAGACCCCCACCCCACGGCACCACAGCAACCAACGGGATTCTGTCCGCAGCCAGCCACCTGCCTCGCCACCCCAACAGGCCACGTGGTCCTCACAGACCAG GCCTCCCAACCCACTGGACCCACTGCGCTTATGCCGAGAGCCCCTGAGCCGCATCCACCGGCCCTCTTCTACCCTGAGGCGGCGATCAAGGACAACCCCTGGCCCAGAGGAGGGCCCTTCACAAAAGGTGGACTGGACCCCCCAGCCCACTCTGGTGGTGATGCTAGAAGACATTGCCAGCCCAAGACCCCCAGCTGAG GGCTTTGCTGATGAGACTCCCAACTTCCTCATCCCAGCGAGAAG AGCTGAGCCCATGACGATTGTTCACCAGTCAATGCCTCCGTCCAGGGACCCGGATCCCCCATTCCAGCCATCTGCCCTGCCTGAAGACCCTCCAGAGACCCCACCACCAG CCCGGGATCCTCTACTGGAGCCCCCATCGATCCCACCGCCGTCCAGCCTTTTACGCCCCCGCCTCAGTCCCTGGGGCTTGGCCCCCCTCTTCCGTTCCGTCCGCTCCAAGCTGGAGAGCTTTGCTGATATCTTCCTCACACCCAACAAAGCCCCacggcccccacccccatcacccccCATGAAGTTGGAGTTGAAGATTGCCATTTCAGAGGCCGAGCAGTCCGGGGCTACTGAGGACACTGCGTCTGTCAGTCCCCGGCCCCCTATCCGCCAGTGGCGGGCCCAAGACCACAATCTCCCCGCACCTCTGTCTAAGCCCTCTCTGGGCCGAAGCCACTCTTGCCCTGATCTGGGGCCCCCTGGCCCAGATACCTGCAGCTGGCCCCCTGCTCCACACCAACCAAGCCGGTCACGGCCCCGGCGGCACACTGTGGGTGGTGGAGAGATGGCCCGAGCCCCACCACCCCCTCGGCCCTGTCTCCGGAAAGAGGTCTTCCCTCTTGGAGGAGTGGGAGGCTCTCCTCCCCTTGTCACATCTTGCTCGTCCACCgcatcttcttcctccttctctgaaCCTGCAGAACCCAG GTTGGGTTCAACCAAGGGGAAGGAGCCAAGGGCCTCAGAGGACCAGGTGCTTTCAGACCCTGATACCAAG AGCATGGGAAAGGTTTCTCGATTCAGAATACGCAGGACGCCAGCCCGTTCTCAGCTCAACCTTACACCAATGGGGCTGCCTCGACCAATCAG GTTGAACAAGAAGGAGTTCAGCTTAGAAGAAATTTATACCAACAAGAATTATCAGTCGCCTACAACCAGGAG GACCTTTGAGACCATCTTTGAGGAACCCCGGGAGCGCAACGGGACTTTGATTTTCACCAGCTCAAAGAAGCTTCGGCGGGCTGTAGAATTTCGGGACAGCAGCCTTCCTCGAACCCGGCGGCCCTCTCGTGGGGTCCGGGCTGCAGCTGGCAGGACCCTTACCCCCAACCTGGCCCCCAGCCCAGATGTGGGACCTCTGCTGCAGCAGCGGCTGGAGGAGCTGGATGCCTCACTcctggaagaggaggaagtggatAGGGAGCGGCCCCATCGGACCTAG
- the PRR14 gene encoding proline-rich protein 14 isoform X2: MASLSFSLPRKTGTGDWAVPEGSEKKALGGWAVLAKASFKGAGGGSRRRPGIRGRRRLPPGIPQGLPGAAASPMDLPGDSSPPGRPRLCRQPLARALWGARSPKRPRLQSLAAPSPLEKASRRVLAVVLEDVMAAHMVPLVPQEETPTPRHHSNQRDSVRSQPPASPPQQATWSSQTRPPNPLDPLRLCREPLSRIHRPSSTLRRRSRTTPGPEEGPSQKVDWTPQPTLVVMLEDIASPRPPAEGFADETPNFLIPARRDPDPPFQPSALPEDPPETPPPARDPLLEPPSIPPPSSLLRPRLSPWGLAPLFRSVRSKLESFADIFLTPNKAPRPPPPSPPMKLELKIAISEAEQSGATEDTASVSPRPPIRQWRAQDHNLPAPLSKPSLGRSHSCPDLGPPGPDTCSWPPAPHQPSRSRPRRHTVGGGEMARAPPPPRPCLRKEVFPLGGVGGSPPLVTSCSSTASSSSFSEPAEPRLGSTKGKEPRASEDQVLSDPDTKSMGKVSRFRIRRTPARSQLNLTPMGLPRPIRLNKKEFSLEEIYTNKNYQSPTTRRTFETIFEEPRERNGTLIFTSSKKLRRAVEFRDSSLPRTRRPSRGVRAAAGRTLTPNLAPSPDVGPLLQQRLEELDASLLEEEEVDRERPHRT; encoded by the exons ATGGCTTCACTTAGTTTCTCACTACCCCGGAAGACGGGGACCGGCGATTGGGCGGTGCCCGAGGGCTCGGAGAAGAAGGCCCTTGGCGGTTGGGCAGTGCTGGCTAAGGCTAGTTTTAAAGGAGCCGGAGGTGGGAGCCGTCGAAGACCCGGGATTCGCGGGAGGCGGCG GCTGCCGCCTGGGATCCCCCAGGGACTCCCCGGAGCCGCCGCTTCCCCCATGGACTTGCCCGGGGACTCCAG TCCACCTGGCCGGCCACGTCTGTGTCGCCAGCCTCTGGCTCGAGCATTATggggagccaggagccccaaacgGCCGAGACTGCAGTCTCTAGCGGCCCCTTCACCTTTGGAAAAGGCCTCTCGGCGGGTTTTGGCTGTGGTGCTGGAAGATGTTATGGCTGCCCACATG GTTCCCCTGGTGCCCCAAGAAGAGACCCCCACCCCACGGCACCACAGCAACCAACGGGATTCTGTCCGCAGCCAGCCACCTGCCTCGCCACCCCAACAGGCCACGTGGTCCTCACAGACCAG GCCTCCCAACCCACTGGACCCACTGCGCTTATGCCGAGAGCCCCTGAGCCGCATCCACCGGCCCTCTTCTACCCTGAGGCGGCGATCAAGGACAACCCCTGGCCCAGAGGAGGGCCCTTCACAAAAGGTGGACTGGACCCCCCAGCCCACTCTGGTGGTGATGCTAGAAGACATTGCCAGCCCAAGACCCCCAGCTGAG GGCTTTGCTGATGAGACTCCCAACTTCCTCATCCCAGCGAGAAG GGACCCGGATCCCCCATTCCAGCCATCTGCCCTGCCTGAAGACCCTCCAGAGACCCCACCACCAG CCCGGGATCCTCTACTGGAGCCCCCATCGATCCCACCGCCGTCCAGCCTTTTACGCCCCCGCCTCAGTCCCTGGGGCTTGGCCCCCCTCTTCCGTTCCGTCCGCTCCAAGCTGGAGAGCTTTGCTGATATCTTCCTCACACCCAACAAAGCCCCacggcccccacccccatcacccccCATGAAGTTGGAGTTGAAGATTGCCATTTCAGAGGCCGAGCAGTCCGGGGCTACTGAGGACACTGCGTCTGTCAGTCCCCGGCCCCCTATCCGCCAGTGGCGGGCCCAAGACCACAATCTCCCCGCACCTCTGTCTAAGCCCTCTCTGGGCCGAAGCCACTCTTGCCCTGATCTGGGGCCCCCTGGCCCAGATACCTGCAGCTGGCCCCCTGCTCCACACCAACCAAGCCGGTCACGGCCCCGGCGGCACACTGTGGGTGGTGGAGAGATGGCCCGAGCCCCACCACCCCCTCGGCCCTGTCTCCGGAAAGAGGTCTTCCCTCTTGGAGGAGTGGGAGGCTCTCCTCCCCTTGTCACATCTTGCTCGTCCACCgcatcttcttcctccttctctgaaCCTGCAGAACCCAG GTTGGGTTCAACCAAGGGGAAGGAGCCAAGGGCCTCAGAGGACCAGGTGCTTTCAGACCCTGATACCAAG AGCATGGGAAAGGTTTCTCGATTCAGAATACGCAGGACGCCAGCCCGTTCTCAGCTCAACCTTACACCAATGGGGCTGCCTCGACCAATCAG GTTGAACAAGAAGGAGTTCAGCTTAGAAGAAATTTATACCAACAAGAATTATCAGTCGCCTACAACCAGGAG GACCTTTGAGACCATCTTTGAGGAACCCCGGGAGCGCAACGGGACTTTGATTTTCACCAGCTCAAAGAAGCTTCGGCGGGCTGTAGAATTTCGGGACAGCAGCCTTCCTCGAACCCGGCGGCCCTCTCGTGGGGTCCGGGCTGCAGCTGGCAGGACCCTTACCCCCAACCTGGCCCCCAGCCCAGATGTGGGACCTCTGCTGCAGCAGCGGCTGGAGGAGCTGGATGCCTCACTcctggaagaggaggaagtggatAGGGAGCGGCCCCATCGGACCTAG
- the PRR14 gene encoding proline-rich protein 14 isoform X1 translates to MASLSFSLPRKTGTGDWAVPEGSEKKALGGWAVLAKASFKGAGGGSRRRPGIRGRRRLPPGIPQGLPGAAASPMDLPGDSSPPGRPRLCRQPLARALWGARSPKRPRLQSLAAPSPLEKASRRVLAVVLEDVMAAHMVPLVPQEETPTPRHHSNQRDSVRSQPPASPPQQATWSSQTRPPNPLDPLRLCREPLSRIHRPSSTLRRRSRTTPGPEEGPSQKVDWTPQPTLVVMLEDIASPRPPAEGFADETPNFLIPARRAEPMTIVHQSMPPSRDPDPPFQPSALPEDPPETPPPARDPLLEPPSIPPPSSLLRPRLSPWGLAPLFRSVRSKLESFADIFLTPNKAPRPPPPSPPMKLELKIAISEAEQSGATEDTASVSPRPPIRQWRAQDHNLPAPLSKPSLGRSHSCPDLGPPGPDTCSWPPAPHQPSRSRPRRHTVGGGEMARAPPPPRPCLRKEVFPLGGVGGSPPLVTSCSSTASSSSFSEPAEPRLGSTKGKEPRASEDQVLSDPDTKSMGKVSRFRIRRTPARSQLNLTPMGLPRPIRLNKKEFSLEEIYTNKNYQSPTTRRTFETIFEEPRERNGTLIFTSSKKLRRAVEFRDSSLPRTRRPSRGVRAAAGRTLTPNLAPSPDVGPLLQQRLEELDASLLEEEEVDRERPHRT, encoded by the exons ATGGCTTCACTTAGTTTCTCACTACCCCGGAAGACGGGGACCGGCGATTGGGCGGTGCCCGAGGGCTCGGAGAAGAAGGCCCTTGGCGGTTGGGCAGTGCTGGCTAAGGCTAGTTTTAAAGGAGCCGGAGGTGGGAGCCGTCGAAGACCCGGGATTCGCGGGAGGCGGCG GCTGCCGCCTGGGATCCCCCAGGGACTCCCCGGAGCCGCCGCTTCCCCCATGGACTTGCCCGGGGACTCCAG TCCACCTGGCCGGCCACGTCTGTGTCGCCAGCCTCTGGCTCGAGCATTATggggagccaggagccccaaacgGCCGAGACTGCAGTCTCTAGCGGCCCCTTCACCTTTGGAAAAGGCCTCTCGGCGGGTTTTGGCTGTGGTGCTGGAAGATGTTATGGCTGCCCACATG GTTCCCCTGGTGCCCCAAGAAGAGACCCCCACCCCACGGCACCACAGCAACCAACGGGATTCTGTCCGCAGCCAGCCACCTGCCTCGCCACCCCAACAGGCCACGTGGTCCTCACAGACCAG GCCTCCCAACCCACTGGACCCACTGCGCTTATGCCGAGAGCCCCTGAGCCGCATCCACCGGCCCTCTTCTACCCTGAGGCGGCGATCAAGGACAACCCCTGGCCCAGAGGAGGGCCCTTCACAAAAGGTGGACTGGACCCCCCAGCCCACTCTGGTGGTGATGCTAGAAGACATTGCCAGCCCAAGACCCCCAGCTGAG GGCTTTGCTGATGAGACTCCCAACTTCCTCATCCCAGCGAGAAG AGCTGAGCCCATGACGATTGTTCACCAGTCAATGCCTCCGTCCAGGGACCCGGATCCCCCATTCCAGCCATCTGCCCTGCCTGAAGACCCTCCAGAGACCCCACCACCAG CCCGGGATCCTCTACTGGAGCCCCCATCGATCCCACCGCCGTCCAGCCTTTTACGCCCCCGCCTCAGTCCCTGGGGCTTGGCCCCCCTCTTCCGTTCCGTCCGCTCCAAGCTGGAGAGCTTTGCTGATATCTTCCTCACACCCAACAAAGCCCCacggcccccacccccatcacccccCATGAAGTTGGAGTTGAAGATTGCCATTTCAGAGGCCGAGCAGTCCGGGGCTACTGAGGACACTGCGTCTGTCAGTCCCCGGCCCCCTATCCGCCAGTGGCGGGCCCAAGACCACAATCTCCCCGCACCTCTGTCTAAGCCCTCTCTGGGCCGAAGCCACTCTTGCCCTGATCTGGGGCCCCCTGGCCCAGATACCTGCAGCTGGCCCCCTGCTCCACACCAACCAAGCCGGTCACGGCCCCGGCGGCACACTGTGGGTGGTGGAGAGATGGCCCGAGCCCCACCACCCCCTCGGCCCTGTCTCCGGAAAGAGGTCTTCCCTCTTGGAGGAGTGGGAGGCTCTCCTCCCCTTGTCACATCTTGCTCGTCCACCgcatcttcttcctccttctctgaaCCTGCAGAACCCAG GTTGGGTTCAACCAAGGGGAAGGAGCCAAGGGCCTCAGAGGACCAGGTGCTTTCAGACCCTGATACCAAG AGCATGGGAAAGGTTTCTCGATTCAGAATACGCAGGACGCCAGCCCGTTCTCAGCTCAACCTTACACCAATGGGGCTGCCTCGACCAATCAG GTTGAACAAGAAGGAGTTCAGCTTAGAAGAAATTTATACCAACAAGAATTATCAGTCGCCTACAACCAGGAG GACCTTTGAGACCATCTTTGAGGAACCCCGGGAGCGCAACGGGACTTTGATTTTCACCAGCTCAAAGAAGCTTCGGCGGGCTGTAGAATTTCGGGACAGCAGCCTTCCTCGAACCCGGCGGCCCTCTCGTGGGGTCCGGGCTGCAGCTGGCAGGACCCTTACCCCCAACCTGGCCCCCAGCCCAGATGTGGGACCTCTGCTGCAGCAGCGGCTGGAGGAGCTGGATGCCTCACTcctggaagaggaggaagtggatAGGGAGCGGCCCCATCGGACCTAG